The following coding sequences are from one Leguminivora glycinivorella isolate SPB_JAAS2020 chromosome 7, LegGlyc_1.1, whole genome shotgun sequence window:
- the LOC125228318 gene encoding uncharacterized protein LOC125228318 has translation MFSKLYSSASAAWRPAFPVLLGPQYSPPVTLAPRAPRAPRAPLQVPARRMNLGLTSQYSNNRIPDRLRVMYAMKHYYETIPLFVVCIFDIIIVVGAILYACQSRVELQFVHKENNSISRTMDMRYPKIYKHMVHHQQCPPWPELHEALEKMKEAEKRLRTRLESCNNP, from the exons ATGTTTTCAAAATTGTATAGTAGTGCCAGTGCGGCATGGCGACCGGCTTTCCCGGTGCTTTTGGGGCCCCAGTACTCCCCGCCCGTTACCCTGGCGCCCAGGGCGCCTAGGGCACCCAGGGCCCCGCTGCaggtgccggcgcggcgcatGAACCTGGGCCTCACGAGCCAGTACAGCAACAACAGAATACCCGACCGGCTGAGAGTTATGTACGCCATGAAACACTACTATGAGACTATCCCGTTGTTCGTCGTGTGTATCTTTGATATTATCATCGTGGTTGGGGCCATCCTGTACGCATGTCAAAGCCGG GTGGAGTTGCAGTTCGTCCACAAGGAGAACAACTCGATCTCGCGCACCATGGACATGCGGTACCCCAAGATCTACAAGCACATGGTGCACCACCAGCAGTGCCCGCCCTGGCCGGAGCTGCACGAAGCGCTGGAGAAGATGAAGGAGGCCGAGAAGCGGCTGAGGACTCGCTTGGAGTCCTGCAATAACCCTTAG